Proteins encoded in a region of the Candidatus Polarisedimenticolia bacterium genome:
- a CDS encoding acyl-CoA dehydrogenase family protein — protein sequence MKPFKALDYYQIDGLLSEEERLIRDTIRSFVSEQVLPRIEKHYREGTFPKELIPQLAELGTLGSSLQGYGCAGLGPVAYGLIMQELERGDSGLRSFVSVQGGLVMYPIHAFGSEEQKDRWLPAMAKGEKIGCFGLTEPDYGSNPSGMLTRAVKRGDRYVLNGTKAWITNGSVADVALVWAKLDGEVQGFLVEKGTPGFGAKDHEGKFSLRASVTSELFFQDCAIPLDNRLPKAEGLKAALACLNQARYGIAWGVVGSAQAVFDEALEYAKTRVVFGKPVAAFQLQQRKLVWMGTEITKAQLLCLQLGRLKEAGRATPQQVSMAKMNNCFVARECAKLGREILGANGVTDEYQVGRHLCNIESVYTYEGTHDIHTLIVGQDLTGHAAFS from the coding sequence ATGAAACCGTTCAAGGCCCTCGACTATTACCAGATCGACGGACTCCTCAGCGAGGAGGAGCGGCTGATCCGGGACACCATCCGCTCCTTCGTCTCGGAGCAGGTTCTGCCGCGCATCGAGAAGCACTATCGCGAAGGAACCTTCCCCAAAGAGCTGATCCCGCAGCTGGCGGAGCTCGGAACGCTGGGATCCTCGCTGCAGGGATATGGCTGCGCGGGTCTCGGGCCGGTAGCCTACGGCCTGATCATGCAGGAGCTGGAGCGGGGCGATTCGGGGCTGCGCAGCTTCGTCTCGGTGCAGGGCGGCCTGGTCATGTACCCGATCCATGCCTTCGGCTCCGAGGAACAGAAGGATCGCTGGCTTCCCGCGATGGCGAAGGGCGAGAAAATCGGCTGCTTCGGCCTCACCGAGCCCGACTACGGCTCCAACCCCTCCGGCATGCTGACCCGCGCCGTCAAGCGCGGCGACCGCTACGTCCTGAACGGTACCAAGGCCTGGATTACCAACGGCTCGGTCGCCGACGTGGCGCTGGTGTGGGCCAAGCTGGATGGCGAGGTGCAGGGCTTTCTGGTGGAGAAAGGCACCCCGGGATTCGGGGCCAAGGACCACGAGGGGAAGTTCTCGCTGCGCGCCTCGGTGACCTCCGAGCTGTTCTTCCAGGACTGCGCCATTCCGCTGGACAACCGCCTGCCCAAGGCGGAAGGGCTGAAGGCCGCGCTGGCCTGCCTCAACCAGGCGCGCTACGGCATCGCCTGGGGCGTGGTCGGCTCCGCCCAGGCGGTGTTCGACGAGGCCCTCGAGTACGCCAAGACCCGCGTCGTCTTCGGCAAGCCGGTGGCCGCGTTTCAGTTGCAGCAGCGCAAGCTCGTCTGGATGGGCACCGAGATAACCAAGGCACAGCTGCTGTGCCTGCAGCTCGGACGCCTCAAGGAGGCGGGACGCGCCACGCCGCAGCAGGTGTCGATGGCCAAGATGAACAACTGCTTCGTCGCCCGGGAGTGCGCCAAGCTGGGGCGCGAGATCCTCGGAGCCAACGGGGTCACCGACGAGTATCAGGTGGGCCGCCATCTGTGCAACATCGAATCGGTGTACACCTACGAAGGGACGCACGACATCCATACCCTCATCGTGGGACAGGACCTGACCGGACACGCCGCCTTCTCCTGA